In Halorhabdus tiamatea SARL4B, a genomic segment contains:
- the purM gene encoding phosphoribosylformylglycinamidine cyclo-ligase, whose protein sequence is MTEHDADDDTQSSDTAAESEEGLTYAAAGVDIADSEAATESLLDAAGEFAGDFAGLVDIGDRYLALATDGVGTKLLVAEALEDYSTVGIDCIAMNVNDLIAAGIEPVAFVDYLAIEAPDSETTGQIGEGLQVGAELADIALIGGETAVMPDVIDGLDIAGTAAGLAPKDALFAGEAEVGDAIVGWPSSGIHSNGLTLAREAVTREHAYDDPFPPDPGRTIGEELLTPTRIYAEVLAPLREHGAHAAAHITGGGWNNLTRMGPHRYEIEEPFDAQPVFEFVQTEGAIDDAEMHRTFNMGTGFVATLDPGDAMSVVEATTDGRIVGRVVDSEEAVSIRGLELA, encoded by the coding sequence ATGACAGAACACGACGCGGACGACGATACCCAGTCCTCGGACACGGCAGCGGAATCCGAGGAGGGACTAACCTACGCAGCGGCGGGCGTCGACATCGCGGACAGCGAGGCGGCGACCGAGTCACTGCTCGACGCGGCGGGGGAGTTCGCGGGTGACTTCGCCGGGCTGGTCGACATCGGCGACCGATACCTCGCGCTGGCGACCGACGGCGTCGGGACCAAACTCCTCGTCGCGGAGGCGCTCGAGGATTACTCGACGGTCGGCATCGACTGCATCGCGATGAACGTCAACGACCTGATCGCGGCGGGGATCGAACCCGTGGCCTTCGTCGACTATCTCGCCATCGAAGCACCTGACAGCGAGACGACCGGCCAGATCGGGGAGGGCTTGCAAGTCGGTGCGGAACTCGCAGATATCGCCCTCATCGGCGGCGAAACGGCGGTCATGCCCGACGTCATCGACGGCCTCGACATCGCGGGGACGGCGGCCGGGCTCGCGCCGAAAGACGCGCTCTTCGCGGGCGAAGCCGAAGTCGGCGACGCCATCGTCGGCTGGCCCTCCAGCGGCATCCACTCGAACGGGTTGACTCTCGCTCGGGAGGCGGTCACGCGCGAGCACGCCTACGACGACCCGTTCCCGCCGGACCCCGGACGGACGATCGGTGAGGAACTCCTCACACCGACGCGGATCTACGCGGAGGTGCTCGCCCCGCTTCGCGAACATGGCGCACACGCGGCAGCCCACATCACGGGTGGTGGCTGGAATAACCTCACGCGGATGGGGCCCCATCGCTACGAAATCGAGGAACCGTTCGATGCCCAGCCGGTCTTCGAGTTCGTCCAGACGGAGGGGGCCATCGACGACGCAGAGATGCATCGCACGTTCAACATGGGGACAGGGTTCGTTGCGACGCTGGACCCGGGCGACGCGATGAGCGTCGTCGAAGCGACGACGGATGGCCGGATCGTCGGTCGGGTCGTCGACAGCGAAGAAGCCGTCTCGATTCGCGGCCTAGAACTGGCCTGA
- a CDS encoding threonine--tRNA ligase: MRLLFVHSDHLEFETTDKAGPDGLAETEGVPMEGRMEDCVTVFITVESDDEADLDGVVENALTELEDVAGQLNTNDVVLYPYAHLSEDLAGPDAAKEVMRRLEAEMESAGYEILRAPFGWYKSFEVSCKGHPLSELSRHVAAHRDEDDNDADTDGEPDREPSEWKVMTPDGDLTDAVAAKESVGEDLVAFIEDEVEGITSNEGEEPPHVDLMQEKGLVGYDELSDVGNLRWYPRGKLVRDALMEYVNNLVVEYGGMPVETPIMYDLGARAIDEHAGKFGERQYRFESGDRRMMLRFAACFGQFSIMRDMHISVNDLPLRIYEMSTYSFRREQRGEVTGLKRLRAFTMPDMHTATESMEGAREELRKQAELALQTSEDLDLNYEPAIRMTREFYEDNEEWVEDVVAELGKPSLIEIIPERHHYWSAKIDFAAIDGLGRPIENPTVQIDVESAERFDIEYTDGTDSHHPPILHYSPSGGIERVLAALLEDTASMDTPQLPTWLSPTQVRFIPVNPDAHLEYCEGLVDDLEDADVRADVDDRDESVGKRIAKAETDWVPYYVVVGDREIDGETIGVNVRADDEERDMTPEELRESVLDDVEGLPQKNRYLPRHVSNHPNFTGR, from the coding sequence ATGAGACTGCTGTTCGTCCACTCGGACCATCTGGAGTTCGAGACGACTGACAAGGCGGGTCCCGACGGTCTCGCCGAGACCGAAGGCGTTCCGATGGAAGGGCGCATGGAGGACTGCGTGACGGTGTTCATCACCGTCGAGAGCGACGACGAGGCGGACCTCGACGGCGTCGTCGAGAACGCCCTGACGGAGCTCGAGGACGTCGCCGGCCAGCTCAATACCAACGACGTCGTCCTCTATCCCTACGCCCACCTCAGCGAGGATCTCGCCGGGCCGGACGCCGCAAAGGAAGTCATGCGCCGGCTCGAAGCCGAGATGGAATCGGCTGGCTACGAGATCCTCCGGGCACCCTTCGGCTGGTACAAGTCCTTCGAGGTTTCGTGTAAGGGTCACCCGCTCTCTGAGCTTTCCCGCCACGTCGCCGCCCACCGCGACGAGGACGACAACGACGCTGACACCGACGGCGAGCCCGACCGCGAACCCAGCGAGTGGAAGGTCATGACGCCCGACGGCGATCTGACTGACGCCGTCGCCGCCAAGGAGTCGGTTGGCGAGGATCTCGTCGCGTTCATCGAGGACGAAGTCGAGGGGATCACCAGCAACGAGGGCGAGGAGCCACCCCACGTCGACCTCATGCAGGAGAAAGGGCTGGTCGGCTACGACGAACTGAGCGACGTCGGAAACCTCCGGTGGTATCCCCGGGGCAAACTCGTCCGGGACGCCCTCATGGAGTACGTCAACAATCTCGTCGTCGAGTACGGCGGAATGCCCGTCGAGACGCCGATCATGTACGACCTCGGCGCGCGGGCGATCGACGAACACGCCGGGAAGTTCGGCGAGCGCCAGTACCGCTTCGAGTCGGGCGATCGCCGGATGATGCTGCGGTTTGCCGCCTGCTTCGGCCAGTTCTCGATCATGCGGGACATGCACATCTCGGTCAACGACCTCCCGTTGCGGATCTACGAGATGTCGACGTACTCCTTCCGGCGTGAACAGCGTGGTGAGGTGACCGGCCTCAAGCGCCTGCGCGCGTTCACGATGCCGGACATGCACACCGCCACCGAGAGTATGGAGGGAGCACGTGAGGAGCTCCGCAAACAGGCCGAACTCGCACTCCAGACCTCCGAAGACCTCGACCTCAACTACGAACCGGCGATCCGGATGACTCGCGAGTTCTACGAGGACAACGAGGAGTGGGTCGAAGACGTGGTCGCCGAACTCGGCAAGCCCTCCCTCATCGAGATCATCCCCGAGCGCCACCACTACTGGTCGGCGAAGATCGACTTCGCCGCCATCGACGGCTTGGGCCGCCCCATCGAGAATCCGACGGTCCAGATCGACGTCGAGAGCGCCGAACGCTTCGACATCGAGTACACCGACGGCACCGACAGCCACCACCCGCCGATCCTGCACTACTCGCCCTCCGGCGGCATCGAGCGCGTGCTGGCCGCTCTCCTGGAGGACACTGCCTCGATGGACACCCCCCAGTTGCCGACGTGGCTCTCGCCGACGCAGGTCCGGTTCATCCCGGTCAACCCCGACGCTCACCTCGAATACTGCGAGGGCCTGGTCGACGATCTCGAAGACGCAGACGTCCGGGCGGACGTCGACGACCGCGACGAGTCGGTCGGCAAACGCATCGCCAAAGCCGAGACCGACTGGGTGCCCTACTACGTCGTCGTCGGTGATCGCGAGATCGACGGCGAGACGATCGGGGTCAACGTCCGCGCCGACGACGAAGAGCGCGACATGACACCGGAAGAGCTCCGAGAATCGGTCCTCGACGATGTCGAGGGGCTCCCCCAGAAGAACCGGTATCTCCCACGGCACGTCAGCAACCATCCGAACTTCACCGGTCGGTGA
- a CDS encoding YgaP family membrane protein, protein MQTNVGETDRIVRLVVGIVVLAVAVAGFAEVFTYEPITSTVGLAILAVIGLILVATGALRQCALYELLGIDTRT, encoded by the coding sequence ATGCAAACAAACGTCGGTGAAACGGATAGAATCGTCCGACTCGTGGTTGGAATCGTCGTGCTTGCGGTGGCAGTGGCGGGCTTCGCCGAGGTGTTCACGTACGAGCCGATCACTTCGACAGTCGGCCTGGCGATCCTCGCCGTAATCGGCCTGATACTGGTCGCGACGGGCGCACTCAGACAGTGTGCTCTCTATGAACTGTTGGGGATCGACACACGGACCTGA
- a CDS encoding universal stress protein, translated as MYETILAPTDGSSGTRKTLEHAISIAEDNDATIHGLYVLDRRMYLAADDDAQDEVMESLESDGEKALTRLRNQVEAADVPVKTDLIEGIPHRSILSHADDIGADLIVMGTHGRTGRDRLANLGSVTQRVIENADIPVLVIDIES; from the coding sequence ATGTACGAGACAATTCTCGCGCCGACGGACGGCAGCAGCGGGACGCGGAAAACCTTAGAACACGCAATCTCGATCGCCGAGGACAACGACGCGACGATCCACGGGCTGTACGTCCTCGATCGCCGGATGTACCTCGCTGCCGACGACGACGCCCAGGACGAGGTCATGGAGTCCCTGGAGTCAGACGGCGAGAAAGCCCTGACTCGCCTGCGTAATCAGGTCGAAGCAGCGGACGTTCCCGTCAAAACGGATCTGATCGAGGGGATTCCACACCGGAGCATTCTCTCCCACGCAGACGACATCGGGGCCGATCTGATCGTGATGGGGACCCACGGTCGAACGGGACGGGATCGTCTCGCTAACCTGGGAAGCGTGACCCAGCGCGTCATCGAAAATGCCGACATTCCCGTCCTCGTCATCGACATCGAGAGCTGA
- a CDS encoding PspA/IM30 family protein, giving the protein MGIISRASYVIRSKVNSLLNRAENPSESLDYSYEQLRDELQDVKQGIADLTTQKKRLEIQKRRLEENVEKHNDQAREAVEQGRDDLARRALEKKKQKMNQIEDLETQIADLQGQQDRLIEQKNELQSQVEQFRTKKETMKARYQAAEASSRVSEAMTGAGDQFEDVGRAIERAQEQTEEMEARSAAMDELRDTGAIEDAISDQDQLDRELEEVRTSGEVDAELDTLKAEMGAESTSETAEETPERAGESTDADLDELEDSAVEDELEALKDDEQ; this is encoded by the coding sequence ATGGGAATCATTTCACGCGCCTCATACGTCATCCGCTCGAAGGTCAACTCGCTGCTGAACCGGGCGGAGAACCCCTCCGAGTCGCTGGATTACTCCTATGAACAACTCAGAGACGAACTCCAGGACGTCAAACAGGGCATCGCCGACCTGACGACCCAGAAAAAGCGCCTCGAAATCCAGAAGCGCCGACTCGAAGAGAACGTCGAGAAGCACAACGATCAGGCCCGCGAGGCAGTCGAACAGGGCCGAGACGACCTCGCCCGTCGCGCCCTCGAGAAGAAAAAGCAGAAGATGAACCAGATCGAGGACTTAGAGACCCAGATCGCCGACCTCCAGGGCCAACAGGATCGACTGATCGAGCAGAAGAACGAACTCCAGAGTCAGGTCGAGCAGTTCCGAACGAAAAAGGAGACGATGAAAGCCCGGTATCAGGCGGCCGAAGCGTCCTCGCGCGTTTCGGAGGCGATGACCGGCGCGGGTGATCAGTTCGAAGACGTCGGGCGAGCGATCGAGCGAGCCCAGGAACAGACCGAGGAGATGGAAGCGCGGTCGGCGGCGATGGACGAACTTCGCGATACCGGGGCGATCGAGGACGCTATCAGCGATCAGGATCAACTCGATCGTGAGCTCGAAGAAGTCCGCACCTCGGGCGAGGTCGACGCCGAACTCGATACGCTCAAAGCCGAAATGGGCGCGGAATCGACGAGCGAGACGGCCGAAGAGACGCCCGAACGAGCCGGTGAGAGCACCGACGCCGACCTCGACGAACTCGAGGACTCGGCCGTCGAAGACGAACTCGAGGCGCTCAAAGACGACGAACAGTGA